One stretch of Methylopila sp. 73B DNA includes these proteins:
- a CDS encoding UdgX family uracil-DNA binding protein (This protein belongs to the uracil DNA glycosylase superfamily, members of which act in excision repair of DNA. However, it belongs more specifically to UdgX branch, whose founding member was found to bind uracil in DNA (where it does not belong), without cleaving it, appears to promote DNA repair by a pathway involving RecA, rather than base excision.): protein MSPRRIALAGPSDVAGWRAAARALASEGVLPHDVVWTTGDEDRDLFAAPVAPEAPPPAPSALSVPRAFLDLAEVALLHSDPGRFDLCYRLLLRLAADRTLLGDAADPDVVRALGLAKAVRRDRHKMTAFVRFREVAREDGAWFVAWFEPEHHIVEATAPFFMRRFAAMRWSILTPERSAHWDGSTLAFGEGGRRADAPDSDVLEDAWRTYYASIFNPARLKVHAMRAEMPRKYWRNLPEASLIRPLIASAAKATADMVAAPAPAPKKGQRMTPIEASPDRGEPTSLEALHEEVDACRACPLWEPATQAVFGEGPPSATIVVVGEQPGDKEDIAGRPFVGPAGALFDKAATEAGLERGKVYVTNAVKHFKFEPRGKFRLHKTPGPTEINACRPWLERELALLKPRLVVAMGATAARAAFGKPVKVGEHRGRIARRDGAPDVLVTVHPSYLLRLPDEARREEEYRRFVDDLALAASYLAEAA, encoded by the coding sequence GTGAGTCCGCGGCGGATCGCGCTTGCGGGGCCCTCAGACGTCGCCGGCTGGCGCGCGGCCGCACGCGCGCTGGCCTCCGAAGGCGTGCTTCCGCACGACGTGGTCTGGACCACAGGCGACGAGGATCGCGACCTGTTCGCGGCGCCTGTCGCGCCGGAGGCGCCGCCGCCCGCCCCCTCCGCGCTCTCCGTGCCGCGCGCCTTTCTCGATCTCGCCGAGGTCGCGCTGCTGCACAGCGACCCCGGCCGCTTTGACCTCTGCTACCGGCTGCTGCTGCGGCTCGCCGCCGACCGAACCCTCCTGGGGGACGCCGCCGATCCCGACGTCGTGCGCGCGCTCGGTCTCGCCAAGGCGGTGCGGCGCGACAGGCACAAGATGACCGCCTTCGTCCGCTTCCGGGAGGTCGCGCGCGAGGACGGCGCGTGGTTCGTCGCCTGGTTCGAGCCGGAGCATCACATCGTCGAGGCGACCGCGCCGTTCTTCATGCGCCGGTTCGCGGCCATGCGCTGGTCGATCTTGACGCCGGAGCGCTCCGCCCATTGGGACGGCTCCACGCTCGCGTTCGGCGAAGGCGGCCGCCGCGCCGACGCGCCGGACAGCGACGTTCTGGAGGACGCTTGGCGGACCTACTACGCCAGCATCTTCAATCCCGCCCGGCTGAAGGTCCACGCCATGCGGGCGGAGATGCCGCGGAAGTACTGGCGCAACCTTCCGGAGGCTTCGCTCATTCGTCCCCTGATCGCTTCGGCGGCGAAGGCGACGGCCGACATGGTCGCCGCCCCCGCGCCGGCGCCGAAGAAAGGCCAGCGCATGACGCCGATCGAAGCCTCCCCGGACCGCGGCGAACCAACGTCGCTCGAAGCGCTGCATGAGGAGGTCGACGCCTGCCGCGCCTGCCCGCTGTGGGAGCCCGCGACCCAGGCGGTGTTCGGCGAAGGGCCGCCCTCCGCGACGATCGTCGTCGTGGGCGAGCAGCCCGGCGACAAGGAGGACATCGCCGGCCGGCCGTTCGTCGGCCCCGCCGGCGCGCTGTTCGACAAGGCGGCGACGGAGGCCGGCCTCGAACGCGGCAAGGTCTACGTCACCAATGCGGTGAAGCACTTCAAGTTCGAGCCGCGCGGCAAATTCCGGCTGCACAAGACGCCCGGTCCGACCGAGATCAACGCCTGTCGCCCCTGGCTCGAGCGCGAACTTGCGCTCCTGAAGCCTCGGCTCGTGGTGGCGATGGGCGCCACCGCCGCGCGGGCGGCCTTCGGGAAGCCGGTGAAGGTGGGCGAGCACCGCGGGCGCATCGCCCGCCGCGACGGCGCGCCGGACGTGCTGGTCACGGTGCATCCGTCCTATCTGCTGCGCCTGCCGGAC
- a CDS encoding putative DNA modification/repair radical SAM protein — translation MDITAKLAILADAAKYDASCASSGTDKRNSAGSKGGPARGLGSTEGAGICHSYAPDGRCISLLKILLTNACAFDCLYCVNRATSNTPRARFTVEEAVTLTLDFYRRNYIEGLFLSSGVIRNADYTMEQVMRVAKSLRLDHGFKGYIHLKTIPDAAPELIAEAGLYADRLSINVELPDETSLKRLAPEKDLRAVRRTMADLRGRIDEAKEPTAVGRARPPRFAPAGQSTQMIVGADASDDRAILTTSANLYGSYRLKRVYFSAFSPIPDASAALPLAAPPLVREHRLYQADWLMRFYGFNVAEITEGGGMLDLAIDPKLAWALRHREQFPLDVARASRDQLLRTPGLGKTVVDRILSARRFRMLRVEDLRRMRAPLAKALPFLKLADHTPSIATLESERLIERFVPQPRQMALAL, via the coding sequence GTGGACATCACCGCCAAGCTCGCCATCCTCGCCGACGCCGCGAAGTACGATGCGTCCTGCGCCTCGAGCGGCACGGACAAACGCAACTCGGCGGGGTCGAAGGGCGGGCCGGCGCGTGGGCTCGGCTCCACCGAGGGGGCCGGCATCTGCCACTCCTACGCGCCCGACGGCCGCTGCATCTCGCTTCTTAAGATCCTGCTGACCAACGCCTGCGCGTTCGATTGCCTCTATTGCGTCAATCGCGCCACCAGCAACACGCCGCGCGCGCGGTTCACAGTCGAGGAGGCGGTGACGCTCACGCTCGACTTCTACCGGCGCAATTACATCGAGGGGCTGTTCCTCTCGTCCGGCGTCATCCGCAACGCGGACTACACGATGGAGCAGGTGATGCGGGTGGCGAAGAGCCTTCGCCTCGACCACGGCTTCAAGGGCTACATCCACCTCAAGACCATTCCGGACGCCGCGCCCGAGCTGATCGCGGAAGCCGGCCTCTACGCCGACCGGCTGTCGATCAACGTCGAACTGCCTGATGAGACCAGCCTGAAGCGCCTCGCGCCGGAGAAGGATTTGCGCGCCGTCCGCCGCACCATGGCGGATCTGCGCGGGCGGATCGACGAGGCGAAGGAGCCGACCGCCGTCGGCCGCGCCCGCCCGCCGCGCTTCGCGCCCGCCGGCCAGAGCACCCAGATGATCGTGGGCGCCGACGCCTCCGACGACCGCGCCATCCTGACGACCTCCGCGAACCTCTACGGCTCCTACCGGCTGAAGCGGGTCTATTTCTCCGCCTTCAGCCCGATCCCGGACGCGAGCGCCGCCCTGCCGCTGGCCGCGCCGCCGCTGGTGCGCGAGCACCGGCTCTATCAGGCCGACTGGCTGATGCGGTTCTACGGTTTCAACGTGGCCGAGATCACCGAAGGCGGCGGCATGCTGGACCTCGCGATCGATCCGAAGCTCGCCTGGGCCCTGCGTCACCGCGAGCAGTTCCCGCTCGACGTCGCCCGCGCCTCCCGCGATCAGCTGCTGCGCACGCCCGGCCTCGGCAAGACGGTGGTGGACCGCATCCTGTCCGCCCGCCGGTTCCGCATGCTGAGGGTCGAGGATCTGCGCCGCATGCGCGCGCCGCTCGCCAAGGCCCTGCCTTTCCTCAAGCTGGCGGACCACACGCCGTCGATCGCGACGCTCGAAAGCGAGCGGCTGATCGAACGCTTCGTTCCCCAGCCGCGGCAGATGGCGCTCGCGCTGTGA
- a CDS encoding DNA polymerase Y family protein, translated as MAVALPNLPVERVRRRERAVGSDAPDDRPLVIVERQGAALRIVALDAAAEAAGARPGLPLTEARAIRPDLRVVSADAAADRALLTAVADWCDRYTPLVALDPPHGLLLDVAGCAHFFGGEAAMAQDVTEALARQGLTARVTVAGGAGVARALAWFTAGGVPTPEEERARLAALPVAALGPAEAVRTGLARAGLTTLGQLAARGRGELVARFGSGLVAALDQALGRVDPPISPRRPAPVRMIERRFPEPVLTQDAVVAACRALAGALAGRLEAAGEGVTRVEAAFFRADGKVSRISVATGRPTRNPEMLLRLLRERLDALADPIDPGFGFDLVRLSALAVEPLAPEAVSLDPGAAEEGAVAELVDRLAARHGRRRVLRFLAGDVHRPEGEARARPAQAMSAGGGRSAARAASWPAPSLAEPPRRPLRLFADPEPIEVLAEVPDGPPIRFLWRRVAHAVARAEGPERIALEWWRRDPGALTRDYFRVEDAEGARFWLYRDGLYVREAEHPRWFLHGLFG; from the coding sequence ATGGCGGTCGCCTTGCCGAACCTCCCCGTCGAGCGGGTGCGGCGGCGGGAGCGGGCGGTGGGCTCCGACGCGCCGGATGACCGCCCGCTCGTTATCGTCGAACGCCAGGGCGCGGCGCTCCGCATCGTGGCGCTCGACGCCGCGGCGGAAGCGGCGGGCGCGAGGCCCGGGCTGCCGCTGACGGAGGCGCGCGCCATCCGTCCGGACCTGCGCGTGGTCTCGGCCGACGCCGCGGCCGATCGCGCCCTGCTCACGGCGGTGGCCGACTGGTGCGACCGCTACACCCCGCTCGTCGCGCTCGATCCGCCCCACGGCCTGCTGCTCGACGTCGCGGGCTGCGCGCATTTCTTCGGCGGCGAGGCGGCGATGGCGCAGGATGTGACGGAGGCGCTCGCGCGCCAAGGCCTCACGGCCCGCGTCACGGTCGCGGGCGGAGCCGGCGTCGCCCGGGCGCTGGCGTGGTTCACGGCCGGCGGCGTGCCGACGCCGGAAGAGGAACGCGCGCGCCTTGCCGCGCTTCCGGTCGCGGCGCTGGGTCCCGCGGAGGCGGTCCGTACCGGCCTCGCTCGCGCCGGCCTGACGACGCTCGGCCAGCTCGCGGCCCGCGGCCGGGGCGAGCTCGTCGCGCGGTTCGGCTCCGGTCTCGTGGCGGCCCTCGACCAGGCGCTTGGCCGGGTCGATCCGCCGATTTCGCCGCGGCGCCCGGCGCCCGTACGGATGATCGAGCGCCGGTTTCCCGAACCCGTCCTCACCCAGGATGCGGTCGTCGCTGCCTGCCGGGCTCTCGCGGGCGCGCTCGCCGGCAGGCTCGAGGCCGCGGGCGAGGGCGTGACCCGCGTCGAGGCCGCCTTCTTCCGCGCCGACGGCAAGGTCTCGCGGATCTCGGTCGCGACCGGCCGGCCGACGCGGAATCCGGAGATGCTGCTGCGGCTCCTCAGGGAGCGGCTCGACGCGCTGGCGGATCCGATCGATCCTGGCTTCGGCTTCGATCTCGTCCGGCTGTCGGCGCTCGCGGTCGAGCCGCTCGCCCCCGAGGCGGTCAGCCTCGATCCGGGCGCGGCGGAGGAAGGCGCGGTCGCGGAGCTGGTCGATCGGCTCGCCGCCCGCCATGGCCGCCGCCGCGTGCTGCGCTTTCTGGCCGGCGACGTCCATCGTCCGGAGGGCGAGGCGCGGGCGCGCCCCGCCCAGGCGATGTCGGCCGGGGGCGGGCGATCGGCTGCGCGTGCGGCGAGCTGGCCCGCGCCGTCCCTCGCGGAGCCGCCGCGCCGGCCCTTGCGGCTGTTCGCCGATCCGGAGCCGATCGAGGTTCTGGCCGAGGTGCCGGACGGACCGCCGATCCGCTTCCTGTGGCGGCGGGTGGCGCATGCGGTCGCCCGCGCGGAGGGGCCGGAGCGGATCGCGCTCGAATGGTGGCGGCGCGACCCGGGCGCGCTGACCCGCGACTACTTTCGGGTGGAGGACGCGGAAGGCGCCCGGTTCTGGCTCTACCGCGACGGGCTTTACGTCCGGGAGGCGGAGCATCCGCGCTGGTTCCTGCATGGACTGTTCGGATGA
- a CDS encoding error-prone DNA polymerase — translation MTAFAELAAMTAFSFLRAGSRPEEYVAAAAFYGLEAIGIADVNSVAGVVRAYATLGNKDLPQPTPKLVVGARLVFEDDAPDVVVHPRDRAAWGRLCRLLSLGKERAAKGECRLFFEDLLAWREGLLAIVMPSRAPGRETERALAALKETGRDATWLGATMPRRGDDARRLARLKRLASRVGVPLLATNEPLCHTPDRRPLLDVVTCIREGVTLDGAGRRLEANAERHLKPGAEMARLFRDAPEAVTETLRFKEQVVFSLKDLEYNYPHEPVPAGKTPHGHLRDLVREGLERSYPGGTPPEVAKLVAKELAFIKRENYAHYFLTVHDVVAYARSQGILCQGRGSAANSAVCYVLGITAVDPAESNVLFERFLSKERSEPPDIDVDFEHERREEVIQHIYARYGRERASLVATVIHYKPRSAVREVGKVFGMGEDLTAALANTVWGSWGDGLTEAQVRQAGLDPSNPYLLPALKLASELVGFPRHLSQHVGGFVLTDDRLDESVPVGPAAMPDRSFIEWDKDDIDAVRMMKVDVLALGMLTCIRKAFDLIRVHERQALELATIEPGREDVYAMLSRGDSLGVFQVESRAQMNMLPRLKPKEFYDLVIQVAIVRPGPIQGDMVHPYLKRRRNPELVEYPKPGPSHDPDELRNVLEKTLGVPLFQEQAMRIAMVAARFSGEEANGLRRAMATFRNLGDIGVFRDRMVGNMIARGYDPEFAANCFKQIEGFGSYGFPESHAASFAKLVYISSYLKRRHPAAFACALLNSQPMGFYAPAEIVRDAREHGVETRGADVAVSQWDNTLEKRPDDALRLRIGFRQIDGFRQDWAEALVAARGSGFASIDDLKRRARLPKAALVKLADADAFRSMRLDRRAALWEVRRLPDDVALPLFEAADAADLGAEEGNDALPEMALSEHVVADYQTTRLSLKGHPMQFLRVLFAREGTVSCADVKNARDGRRLTTAGVVLVRQKPGSAKGVVFMTIADETGVANAVVWPTVLLRFRREVMAARLIQVEGRVQRSPEGIVHLVAERLVDRTHELSRLSSRQLEPPLARADEVRRPQPDRPQQPRAHPRDVRILPKSRDFH, via the coding sequence ATGACCGCCTTCGCCGAACTCGCCGCCATGACGGCCTTTTCCTTCCTCCGCGCCGGCTCGCGGCCGGAGGAATACGTCGCGGCCGCGGCCTTCTATGGGCTCGAGGCCATCGGGATCGCCGACGTGAACTCCGTCGCGGGCGTCGTCCGCGCCTATGCGACGCTCGGCAACAAGGACCTGCCGCAACCGACGCCGAAGCTGGTGGTGGGCGCGCGTCTGGTGTTCGAGGACGATGCGCCCGACGTCGTCGTGCATCCCCGCGACCGCGCCGCCTGGGGGCGGCTCTGCCGGCTGCTCAGCCTCGGCAAGGAGCGCGCGGCGAAGGGCGAGTGCCGCCTGTTCTTCGAGGATCTGCTGGCGTGGCGCGAGGGGCTGCTCGCCATCGTCATGCCGTCGCGGGCGCCCGGTCGCGAGACGGAGCGCGCGCTCGCGGCGCTGAAGGAGACGGGACGCGACGCGACGTGGCTCGGCGCGACCATGCCGCGGCGCGGCGACGACGCCCGCAGGCTTGCGCGGCTGAAGCGCCTGGCGTCCCGCGTCGGCGTCCCGCTTCTCGCCACCAACGAGCCGCTCTGCCACACGCCCGACCGACGGCCGCTGCTCGACGTCGTCACCTGCATCCGCGAGGGCGTGACCCTCGACGGCGCGGGCCGCAGGCTGGAGGCGAACGCCGAGCGGCACCTGAAGCCGGGGGCCGAAATGGCCCGGCTGTTCCGGGACGCGCCGGAGGCGGTGACGGAGACGCTGAGGTTCAAGGAGCAGGTCGTCTTCAGTCTCAAGGATTTAGAGTACAATTACCCGCATGAGCCGGTGCCCGCGGGCAAGACGCCGCACGGCCATTTGCGCGATCTCGTGCGCGAAGGTCTCGAGCGATCCTATCCCGGGGGAACGCCTCCGGAGGTGGCGAAGCTGGTCGCCAAAGAGCTGGCGTTCATCAAGCGCGAGAACTACGCGCATTACTTCCTGACCGTGCATGACGTCGTGGCCTATGCGCGGTCGCAGGGCATTCTCTGCCAGGGGCGCGGCTCGGCGGCGAACTCCGCCGTCTGCTACGTGCTCGGGATCACGGCGGTCGATCCGGCCGAGTCCAACGTTCTGTTCGAGCGGTTTTTGTCCAAGGAGCGCTCCGAGCCGCCGGACATCGACGTCGACTTCGAGCACGAGCGGCGCGAGGAGGTGATCCAGCACATCTACGCGCGCTATGGCCGGGAGCGCGCGTCGCTCGTCGCCACCGTGATCCACTACAAGCCCCGCAGCGCCGTGCGCGAGGTCGGCAAGGTCTTCGGCATGGGCGAAGACCTGACGGCCGCGCTCGCCAACACGGTCTGGGGGAGCTGGGGCGACGGGCTGACGGAGGCGCAGGTGCGCCAGGCGGGGCTCGACCCGTCGAACCCCTATCTTTTGCCGGCGCTGAAGCTCGCGAGCGAGCTCGTCGGGTTTCCGCGCCACCTGTCTCAGCACGTGGGCGGTTTCGTGCTGACCGACGACCGGCTCGACGAAAGCGTGCCGGTGGGCCCCGCCGCCATGCCGGACCGCAGCTTCATCGAATGGGACAAGGACGACATCGACGCTGTCCGGATGATGAAGGTCGACGTGCTCGCGCTCGGGATGCTCACCTGCATCCGCAAGGCCTTCGACCTCATCCGCGTCCACGAACGCCAGGCGCTAGAGCTCGCGACCATCGAGCCGGGCCGGGAGGACGTCTACGCCATGCTGTCGCGCGGGGACTCGCTCGGCGTGTTCCAAGTCGAGAGCCGCGCGCAGATGAACATGCTGCCGCGGCTGAAGCCGAAGGAGTTCTATGACCTTGTGATCCAGGTCGCGATCGTGCGGCCGGGCCCGATCCAGGGCGACATGGTCCATCCCTATCTCAAGCGCCGCCGGAATCCGGAGCTGGTCGAGTACCCTAAGCCCGGGCCGTCGCATGACCCGGACGAACTGAGGAACGTGCTGGAGAAGACGCTCGGCGTCCCGCTGTTCCAGGAGCAGGCCATGCGCATCGCCATGGTGGCGGCCAGGTTTTCCGGCGAGGAGGCCAACGGCCTGCGCCGGGCCATGGCGACCTTCCGCAACCTCGGCGATATCGGCGTGTTCCGGGACAGGATGGTCGGGAACATGATCGCGCGCGGCTACGATCCGGAGTTCGCGGCGAACTGCTTCAAGCAGATCGAGGGCTTCGGCTCCTACGGCTTTCCCGAGAGCCACGCCGCGAGCTTCGCCAAGCTGGTCTACATCTCCTCCTATCTGAAACGCCGGCATCCCGCGGCTTTCGCCTGCGCGCTGCTCAACTCCCAGCCCATGGGGTTCTATGCCCCAGCCGAGATCGTGCGGGACGCCCGCGAGCACGGCGTCGAGACCCGCGGCGCGGACGTCGCGGTCAGCCAATGGGACAACACGCTGGAGAAGCGGCCGGACGACGCGCTGCGCCTGCGCATCGGCTTTCGGCAGATCGACGGGTTTCGGCAGGACTGGGCGGAGGCGCTGGTCGCGGCGCGCGGGAGCGGCTTCGCCTCGATCGACGACCTGAAGCGGCGGGCGCGGTTGCCGAAGGCCGCTTTGGTCAAGCTCGCCGACGCCGACGCGTTTCGCTCGATGAGGCTCGACCGGCGCGCGGCCCTCTGGGAGGTGCGGCGACTGCCGGACGACGTCGCGCTGCCCCTGTTCGAGGCGGCTGACGCGGCGGACCTCGGCGCCGAGGAAGGGAACGACGCGCTGCCCGAAATGGCGCTGTCGGAGCACGTGGTCGCGGACTACCAGACGACCCGGCTCTCGCTCAAAGGCCACCCCATGCAGTTTCTGCGCGTCCTGTTCGCGCGGGAGGGGACGGTCTCCTGCGCCGACGTCAAGAACGCTCGGGACGGGCGGCGGCTGACGACGGCCGGCGTGGTGCTCGTTCGGCAGAAGCCGGGCAGCGCCAAGGGCGTCGTGTTCATGACCATCGCCGACGAGACGGGGGTCGCGAACGCCGTGGTCTGGCCGACGGTGCTTCTGCGCTTTCGCCGGGAGGTGATGGCCGCCCGGCTGATCCAGGTCGAGGGGCGCGTCCAGCGCAGCCCCGAAGGGATCGTCCATCTGGTGGCGGAGCGCCTCGTCGACCGGACCCACGAGCTTTCCCGCCTGTCGAGTCGGCAGCTCGAGCCGCCGCTGGCGCGCGCCGACGAGGTGCGCCGTCCGCAGCCCGACCGTCCGCAGCAGCCGCGCGCGCACCCGCGCGACGTCCGCATTCTGCCGAAATCGCGCGATTTCCACTGA
- a CDS encoding YegP family protein has translation MAAKFEIYKDKKGEFRFRYVASNGEPMFGSEGYTSKASAKSAIESIKKNVPGADVVDTTTEVA, from the coding sequence ATGGCCGCGAAGTTCGAAATCTACAAAGACAAGAAGGGCGAGTTCCGGTTCCGCTACGTCGCGTCGAACGGAGAGCCGATGTTTGGCTCCGAGGGCTACACCTCCAAGGCCTCGGCCAAGAGCGCGATCGAGTCGATCAAGAAGAACGTACCGGGCGCCGACGTGGTGGACACCACCACGGAGGTCGCCTGA
- a CDS encoding DNA cytosine methyltransferase: protein MSELTFYEFFAGGGMARLGLGAGWRCLFANDLSPKKAAAYRENFGGGDLHVGDVHAVTPAMLPGRADLAWGSFPCQDLSLAGVKAGLAGARSGAFWGFWNAVLGLKAEGRAPKTLVLENVCGALTSRGGRDFASIGAALSDAGYRFGALVVDAALFLPQSRPRLFIVAIAEDVDLPASAVDPAPGALSAFRPKALLTAHAALGPEAQKAWIWWRLPPPRVNVRALDDIVEDEPGGVRWREPHETEALLALMAPLHRARIESLKASGLRRVGAVYRRMRLDASGAKVQRAEARFDGVAGCLRTPAGGSSRQTLLVIENGVVRSRLMSPREAARLMGLDDAYALPSNYNDAYRLAGDGVAVPVVRFLAHELLEPLLGREAAARRTA from the coding sequence GTGAGCGAGCTCACCTTCTACGAGTTCTTTGCAGGCGGCGGCATGGCGCGCCTCGGCCTCGGCGCGGGGTGGCGCTGCCTGTTCGCGAACGATCTCAGCCCGAAGAAGGCGGCCGCCTACCGCGAGAACTTCGGCGGCGGCGACCTCCATGTGGGCGACGTGCACGCGGTGACGCCCGCGATGCTCCCCGGGCGGGCGGATCTCGCCTGGGGCTCGTTTCCCTGCCAGGACCTTTCGCTCGCCGGCGTAAAGGCCGGCCTCGCCGGCGCACGCTCCGGAGCGTTCTGGGGCTTTTGGAACGCGGTCCTCGGACTGAAGGCGGAAGGCCGGGCGCCGAAGACGCTCGTGCTCGAGAACGTCTGCGGAGCGCTCACCTCGCGCGGCGGGCGCGACTTCGCCTCGATCGGCGCCGCCCTGAGCGACGCCGGCTACCGGTTCGGCGCGCTGGTGGTCGACGCCGCTCTGTTCCTCCCGCAGTCGCGCCCACGTCTCTTCATCGTGGCGATCGCCGAGGACGTCGACCTGCCGGCCTCGGCCGTCGATCCGGCGCCCGGCGCGCTGTCCGCCTTCCGCCCGAAGGCCCTGCTTACGGCCCATGCCGCGCTCGGTCCCGAAGCGCAGAAGGCCTGGATCTGGTGGCGCCTGCCGCCGCCGCGGGTCAATGTGCGCGCGCTCGATGACATCGTCGAGGACGAGCCCGGCGGCGTGCGCTGGCGCGAGCCGCACGAAACCGAGGCGCTGCTCGCGCTGATGGCGCCGCTGCACCGCGCCCGCATCGAGAGCCTCAAGGCCTCCGGCCTCCGCCGCGTCGGCGCGGTCTACCGCCGCATGCGGCTCGACGCGTCGGGGGCGAAGGTGCAGCGCGCGGAGGCGCGGTTCGACGGCGTCGCCGGCTGCCTGCGCACGCCCGCCGGCGGCTCCAGCCGACAGACGCTGCTGGTGATCGAGAACGGCGTCGTACGCTCGCGCCTGATGTCGCCCCGCGAGGCCGCGCGCCTGATGGGGCTCGACGACGCCTACGCGCTGCCCTCGAACTACAACGACGCCTATCGGCTGGCGGGCGACGGCGTCGCCGTGCCGGTGGTGCGGTTTCTCGCCCATGAGCTGCTGGAGCCGCTGCTCGGCCGCGAGGCGGCCGCGCGGCGCACGGCGTGA
- a CDS encoding very short patch repair endonuclease, translating to MSRNPAPPETPEARSAVMRAVKSRDTKPEMLVRRAAHALGYRFRLHRKDLPGSPDLVFPARKKVIFVHGCFWHGHECARGARTPKTNTDYWRAKIARNVARDARARSALDALGWETLTIWECELKKDTRLAERLKSFLCV from the coding sequence GTGAGCCGGAACCCCGCGCCTCCGGAGACGCCCGAAGCCCGCTCCGCCGTCATGCGGGCGGTGAAGAGCCGGGACACCAAGCCCGAAATGCTGGTCCGCCGCGCCGCCCACGCCCTGGGCTATCGCTTCCGCCTGCACCGCAAGGACCTGCCGGGCAGCCCGGACCTCGTCTTCCCCGCCCGCAAGAAGGTCATTTTCGTCCACGGCTGCTTCTGGCACGGGCATGAGTGCGCGCGGGGGGCGAGGACGCCGAAGACCAACACGGACTACTGGCGCGCCAAAATCGCGCGAAACGTCGCGCGGGACGCGCGGGCACGCAGCGCGCTGGACGCGCTCGGTTGGGAGACGCTGACGATCTGGGAATGCGAGCTCAAGAAGGACACGCGCCTAGCTGAGCGTCTAAAGTCGTTTCTCTGCGTTTGA
- a CDS encoding sensor domain-containing diguanylate cyclase — protein sequence MRRCEACGSRALRRAGHAERGGVRADRPVDAEGLPDLDGHRQWFKARRGVASQETAREPALCSVTIEQGAPLIVPDARLDPRFAQNPFVIGHPHIRFYAGAPLVSPDGQMLGTLCVMDQTQRAFTEDEREMLVDLARIVIDEFELRLLADADPLTGALSRRAFRAEAQKAIDLAARAGRPLSLVAIDLDHFKQVNDTYGHHRGDAALTGSVAACARQFAGEERIGRLGGEEFAVLLPDAGAERALAIAERLREAIRREAYSFGEGAFHVTASLGVTSAPVGTACDVDALLRRADRALYQAKAAGRDRCAVAASPITVGRPLRRVLKRGRIVHGAGRTSVSCTIRAMSAGRAQLDVLGAADLPTRFDLVMDGEEPAPCRVVTLSEQGLEVAFE from the coding sequence CTGCGAAGATGCGAGGCTTGCGGCTCTCGCGCGCTACGACGTGCTGGACACGCCGAGCGAGGAGGCGTTCGAGCGGATCGTCCGGTTGACGCAGAAGGTCTTCCGGACCTCGACGGGCACCGCCAATGGTTCAAGGCGCGCCGCGGCGTGGCTTCGCAGGAGACCGCGCGGGAGCCGGCCCTGTGCAGCGTCACGATCGAGCAGGGGGCGCCGCTGATCGTGCCCGACGCGCGCTTGGACCCGCGTTTCGCCCAAAACCCTTTCGTGATCGGCCACCCGCACATCCGGTTCTACGCGGGCGCGCCGCTCGTCAGTCCGGACGGGCAAATGCTCGGCACGCTCTGCGTGATGGACCAGACGCAGCGCGCGTTCACCGAGGACGAGCGAGAGATGCTCGTCGATCTCGCGCGCATCGTGATCGACGAGTTCGAGCTCCGGCTGCTCGCCGACGCGGACCCGCTCACCGGCGCGCTGTCGCGCCGCGCCTTCCGCGCCGAGGCGCAGAAGGCGATCGATCTCGCGGCGCGCGCCGGCCGTCCTCTGAGCTTGGTCGCCATCGACCTCGACCATTTCAAGCAGGTCAACGACACCTACGGACATCACCGCGGGGACGCGGCGCTTACGGGCAGCGTCGCGGCCTGCGCCCGGCAGTTCGCGGGCGAGGAGCGGATCGGCCGGCTTGGGGGAGAGGAGTTCGCGGTGCTGCTGCCGGACGCCGGGGCGGAGCGTGCGTTGGCGATCGCGGAGCGGCTCCGGGAGGCGATCCGCCGCGAAGCCTACTCGTTCGGCGAAGGCGCGTTCCACGTCACGGCGAGCCTCGGGGTGACGTCGGCGCCGGTCGGAACTGCGTGCGACGTCGACGCGCTGCTGCGTCGCGCCGATCGCGCCCTGTACCAAGCGAAGGCCGCCGGTCGCGACCGTTGCGCCGTGGCCGCAAGCCCGATCACAGTCGGCAGGCCGCTGCGACGCGTGCTGAAGCGCGGCCGTATTGTCCATGGCGCCGGCCGAACCAGCGTGTCGTGCACCATACGGGCGATGTCGGCCGGTCGCGCGCAGCTCGACGTGCTTGGCGCAGCCGATCTGCCGACACGGTTCGATCTGGTCATGGACGGCGAAGAACCGGCGCCCTGCCGGGTCGTCACTTTGTCCGAGCAGGGCCTTGAGGTGGCGTTCGAGTGA